The following proteins are co-located in the Clavibacter capsici genome:
- a CDS encoding glutamate synthase subunit beta has product MADPKGFLKVTERELPKRRPVSVRLMDWKEVYEQQERGELVRQAGRCMDCGIPFCHQGCPLGNLIPEWNDLTWRGEGRQAIERLHATNNFPEFTGRLCPAPCESSCVLGINQPPVTIKQVEVSIIDDAFQNGWVEPHPPERLTGKTVAVVGSGPAGLAAAQQLTRAGHTVAVFERDDRIGGLLRYGIPDFKMEKRHLEARLAQMTAEGTRFRAGVDIGTDITWSDLRLRYDAVVVCTGALVPRDLDIPGRDVDGIHFAMDYLRQSNHATAGDQVPEQIHAEGKHVVVLGGGDTGADCIGTAHRQKAASVTNLAIGQQPPSERRPDQPWPTYPTLFEVSSAHEEGGERHYLASTVEFLKDDDGHVRAVRVAETEFRDGRRVPKSGTEREIPADLVLLALGFTGPEKDALESQLAVPFDDRGNVARGEDYQTDQAGVFVAGDAGRGQSLIVWAIAEGRSAASAVDRYLEGDTELPFPVRPTDRALSI; this is encoded by the coding sequence GTGGCTGACCCCAAGGGCTTCCTCAAGGTGACGGAGCGCGAGCTCCCGAAGCGCCGACCCGTCTCCGTCCGCCTCATGGACTGGAAGGAGGTGTACGAGCAGCAGGAGCGCGGCGAGCTCGTGCGCCAGGCCGGCCGGTGCATGGACTGCGGCATCCCGTTCTGCCACCAGGGCTGCCCGCTCGGCAACCTCATCCCGGAGTGGAACGACCTCACGTGGCGCGGCGAGGGCCGCCAGGCCATCGAGCGCCTGCACGCCACGAACAACTTCCCGGAGTTCACGGGCCGGCTGTGCCCGGCGCCCTGCGAGAGCTCGTGCGTGCTCGGCATCAACCAGCCGCCCGTCACGATCAAGCAGGTCGAGGTGTCGATCATCGACGACGCCTTCCAGAACGGCTGGGTCGAGCCCCACCCGCCCGAGCGCCTCACGGGCAAGACCGTCGCGGTCGTCGGATCCGGCCCCGCCGGCCTCGCCGCCGCCCAGCAGCTCACGCGCGCCGGGCACACGGTCGCGGTCTTCGAGCGCGACGACCGCATCGGCGGGCTGCTGCGCTACGGGATCCCGGACTTCAAGATGGAGAAGCGCCACCTGGAGGCGCGCCTCGCGCAGATGACCGCCGAGGGCACCCGCTTCCGCGCCGGCGTCGACATCGGCACGGACATCACCTGGTCCGACCTGCGCCTGCGCTACGACGCGGTCGTGGTCTGCACCGGCGCGCTCGTGCCCCGCGACCTCGACATCCCGGGCCGCGACGTCGACGGCATCCACTTCGCCATGGACTACCTGCGCCAGTCGAACCACGCCACGGCGGGCGACCAGGTGCCCGAGCAGATCCACGCGGAGGGCAAGCACGTCGTCGTCCTCGGCGGCGGCGACACCGGCGCCGACTGCATCGGTACCGCGCACCGCCAGAAGGCCGCCTCGGTCACCAACCTCGCGATCGGGCAGCAGCCGCCGTCCGAGCGCCGCCCCGACCAGCCGTGGCCGACGTACCCGACCCTCTTCGAGGTGTCGAGCGCGCACGAGGAGGGCGGCGAGCGCCACTACCTCGCCTCCACGGTCGAGTTCCTGAAGGACGACGACGGGCACGTCCGCGCGGTCCGCGTCGCCGAGACGGAGTTCCGCGACGGACGCCGCGTGCCGAAGTCGGGGACCGAGCGGGAGATCCCGGCCGACCTGGTGCTCCTCGCCCTCGGCTTCACGGGTCCGGAGAAGGACGCGCTCGAGTCGCAGCTGGCGGTCCCGTTCGACGACCGCGGCAACGTGGCCCGCGGCGAGGACTACCAGACCGACCAGGCCGGCGTGTTCGTGGCCGGCGACGCGGGCCGCGGGCAGTCGCTCATCGTGTGGGCCATCGCCGAGGGCCGTTCAGCGGCGTCCGCCGTCGACCGGTACCTTGAGGGGGACACGGAGCTCCCGTTCCCGGTCCGTCCCACGGACCGCGCTCTCTCCATCTGA
- the trpB gene encoding tryptophan synthase subunit beta: MTDLRSATGPYFGDFGGRYVPESLVAALDELSEAWDELKVDPAFIQELQELHRTYTGRPSLITEVPRFAEHAGGARIILKREDLNHTGSHKINNVLGQALLTKKIGKKRIIAETGAGQHGVATATAAALFGLDCVIYMGEVDTERQALNVARMRLLGAEVVPVRSGSRTLKDAINDAMRDWVTNVETTNYVFGTVAGPHPFPAMVRDLQKVIGEEAREQVLALTGRLPDAVAACVGGGSNAIGIFHAFLDDADVALYGFEAGGDGAETPRTAATITKGRPGMLHGARSYLLQDEDGQTIDSHSISAGLDYPGVGPEHSWLSDLGRATYRPVTDDQAMSALRLLSRTEGIIPAIESAHALAGALELGKELGPESIILINLSGRGDKDMETAGAYFDLIDAGAEQS; this comes from the coding sequence ATGACCGACCTCCGCAGCGCGACCGGCCCGTACTTCGGCGACTTCGGGGGACGCTACGTCCCCGAGTCGCTCGTCGCGGCGCTCGACGAGCTGTCGGAGGCGTGGGACGAGCTGAAGGTCGACCCGGCCTTCATCCAGGAGCTGCAGGAGCTGCACCGCACGTACACCGGGCGGCCGTCGCTCATCACCGAGGTGCCGCGGTTCGCCGAGCACGCCGGTGGCGCGCGCATCATCCTCAAGCGCGAGGACCTGAACCACACCGGCTCGCACAAGATCAACAACGTGCTGGGCCAGGCCCTGCTCACGAAGAAGATCGGCAAGAAGCGCATCATCGCCGAGACGGGGGCGGGCCAGCACGGCGTCGCCACCGCCACCGCGGCCGCGCTGTTCGGGCTCGACTGCGTCATCTACATGGGCGAGGTCGACACCGAGCGGCAGGCCCTCAACGTCGCGCGGATGCGCCTGCTCGGCGCCGAGGTCGTCCCGGTCCGCTCGGGCTCCCGCACGCTCAAGGACGCCATCAACGACGCCATGCGCGACTGGGTCACCAACGTCGAGACCACGAACTACGTCTTCGGCACGGTCGCGGGCCCGCACCCGTTCCCGGCCATGGTCCGCGACCTGCAGAAGGTCATCGGCGAGGAGGCGCGCGAGCAGGTCCTGGCGCTCACCGGCCGGCTGCCCGACGCGGTCGCCGCGTGCGTGGGCGGCGGATCCAACGCCATCGGCATCTTCCACGCCTTCCTCGACGACGCCGACGTGGCGCTCTACGGCTTCGAGGCCGGCGGCGACGGCGCGGAGACCCCCCGCACGGCGGCCACCATCACCAAGGGCCGCCCGGGCATGCTCCACGGCGCGCGCAGCTACCTCCTCCAGGACGAGGACGGCCAGACCATCGACTCGCACTCCATCTCGGCGGGCCTCGACTACCCGGGCGTCGGCCCGGAGCACTCCTGGCTCTCGGACCTCGGGCGCGCGACCTACCGTCCCGTCACGGACGACCAGGCCATGAGCGCGCTCCGCCTCCTCAGCCGCACCGAGGGCATCATCCCGGCCATCGAGTCCGCGCACGCCCTCGCCGGCGCGCTCGAGCTCGGCAAGGAGCTCGGCCCCGAGTCGATCATCCTGATCAACCTCAGCGGCCGCGGCGACAAGGACATGGAGACCGCCGGCGCCTACTTCGACCTCATCGACGCCGGGGCGGAGCAGTCGTGA
- the pyk gene encoding pyruvate kinase produces the protein MTRRAKIVATLGPATSSYESIRAIIDAGVDVARMNLSHGTYDVHEGIYSTIRKAADDAGRAVAVLVDLQGPKIRLGKFSDGPHDLAFGDTFVITVEDILGTKDICSTTYKGLPGDVKPGDPLLIDDGKVTLRVVSTDGTRVTTTVEVAGAVSNNKGINLPGVAVNVPALSEKDEADLRWGLRLGADLIALSFVRDASDIVRVHEIMDEEGRRVPVVAKVEKPQAVDALEEIVDAFDAIMVARGDLGVELPLEAVPIVQKRAVELARRKAKPVIVATQMLESMITSPRPTRAEASDCANAVLDGADALMLSGETSVGEFPVVTVKTMARIIESTEEHGLERIPELGTRPFTQGGAITLAAAEVAEFVEAKFLCVFTESGDSVRRMTRLRNGIPILAFTPNEGIRRRLALSWGVQTYLVDTVTHTDQMFHQVDDVLLAEGLAEVGQKVVVIAGSPPGIAGSTNELRVHVVGDAVNEAAPAYEK, from the coding sequence ATGACCAGACGAGCGAAGATCGTCGCGACCCTCGGGCCCGCGACCAGCTCCTACGAGAGCATCCGCGCGATCATCGACGCGGGCGTGGACGTGGCCCGCATGAACCTGAGCCACGGCACCTACGACGTCCACGAGGGCATCTACTCCACGATCCGGAAGGCCGCGGACGACGCGGGCCGCGCGGTCGCGGTCCTCGTCGACCTCCAGGGCCCGAAGATCCGCCTGGGCAAGTTCTCGGACGGCCCGCACGACCTCGCCTTCGGCGACACGTTCGTCATCACCGTCGAGGACATCCTGGGCACGAAGGACATCTGCTCCACCACCTACAAGGGCCTCCCGGGCGACGTGAAGCCGGGTGACCCGCTGCTCATCGACGACGGCAAGGTCACGCTCCGCGTGGTCTCCACCGACGGCACGCGCGTCACGACCACGGTCGAGGTGGCCGGCGCGGTCAGCAACAACAAGGGCATCAACCTCCCGGGCGTCGCGGTCAACGTGCCGGCGCTGTCCGAGAAGGACGAGGCGGACCTCCGCTGGGGCCTCCGCCTCGGCGCCGACCTCATCGCGCTGAGCTTCGTGCGCGACGCGTCCGACATCGTCCGCGTGCACGAGATCATGGACGAGGAGGGCCGCCGCGTCCCCGTCGTCGCCAAGGTCGAGAAGCCGCAGGCCGTGGACGCGCTCGAGGAGATCGTCGACGCGTTCGACGCGATCATGGTCGCCCGCGGCGACCTCGGCGTCGAGCTCCCGCTCGAGGCCGTGCCGATCGTGCAGAAGCGCGCGGTCGAGCTCGCCCGTCGCAAGGCGAAGCCCGTCATCGTCGCCACGCAGATGCTCGAGTCCATGATCACGAGCCCGCGCCCCACCCGCGCCGAGGCCTCCGACTGCGCCAACGCGGTGCTCGACGGCGCCGACGCGCTCATGCTGAGCGGCGAGACGAGCGTGGGCGAGTTCCCCGTCGTCACCGTGAAGACCATGGCGCGCATCATCGAGTCCACCGAGGAGCACGGGCTGGAGCGCATCCCGGAGCTCGGCACGCGCCCCTTCACGCAGGGCGGCGCCATCACGCTCGCGGCCGCCGAGGTCGCCGAGTTCGTCGAGGCGAAGTTCCTCTGCGTCTTCACCGAGTCGGGCGACTCCGTCCGGCGCATGACGCGTCTGCGCAACGGCATCCCGATCCTCGCCTTCACGCCGAACGAGGGCATCCGCCGCCGCCTGGCGCTGTCGTGGGGCGTGCAGACGTACCTCGTCGACACGGTCACGCACACCGACCAGATGTTCCACCAGGTCGACGACGTGCTCCTCGCGGAGGGCCTCGCCGAGGTCGGCCAGAAGGTCGTCGTCATCGCCGGATCCCCTCCCGGCATCGCGGGCTCGACCAACGAGCTGCGCGTCCACGTCGTCGGCGACGCCGTGAACGAGGCGGCTCCCGCGTACGAGAAGTAG
- the trpA gene encoding tryptophan synthase subunit alpha has translation MSAAHAAAPTGSPVERAIALRREQGSGALVGYLPVGFPDLATSIDAAVALVENGVDVIELGLPYSDPVMDGPVIQRATQTALAQGFRLRDGFDALHAITQRVDAPVLLMTYWNPVVQYGVERFADDIVAAGGAGLITPDLIPDEGADWLAASERTGLDRVFLAAPSSSEARLHQAVERSRGFVYAVSTMGITGARQDVDQAARGLVSRLRDAGSTSACVGIGISTGDQVREVLGYADGAIVGSALVAALADDGVPGVARAAADLARGTALQ, from the coding sequence GTGAGCGCCGCCCACGCCGCCGCGCCCACGGGGAGCCCCGTCGAGCGGGCCATCGCGCTCCGCCGCGAGCAGGGGTCCGGCGCGCTCGTCGGCTACCTGCCCGTCGGCTTCCCCGACCTCGCCACGAGCATCGATGCCGCCGTCGCGCTCGTCGAGAACGGCGTCGACGTCATCGAGCTGGGCCTGCCCTACAGCGATCCCGTGATGGACGGCCCCGTCATCCAGCGCGCCACGCAGACCGCGCTCGCGCAGGGCTTCCGCCTCCGCGACGGGTTCGACGCCCTGCACGCGATCACGCAGCGCGTGGACGCCCCCGTCCTCCTCATGACGTACTGGAACCCCGTCGTGCAGTACGGCGTCGAGCGCTTCGCGGACGACATCGTCGCTGCGGGCGGCGCCGGCCTCATCACGCCGGACCTCATCCCGGACGAGGGCGCCGACTGGCTCGCCGCCTCCGAGCGCACCGGCCTCGACCGCGTGTTCCTCGCGGCGCCGTCCTCGAGCGAGGCGCGCCTGCACCAGGCGGTCGAGCGCAGCCGCGGCTTCGTGTACGCGGTCTCCACCATGGGCATCACCGGCGCCCGCCAGGACGTCGACCAGGCTGCGCGCGGCCTCGTGTCGCGCCTGCGCGACGCGGGGTCCACGAGCGCATGCGTGGGCATCGGCATCTCGACGGGCGACCAGGTGCGCGAGGTGCTCGGCTACGCCGACGGCGCCATCGTCGGCTCCGCCCTCGTGGCGGCCCTGGCCGACGACGGCGTGCCCGGCGTGGCCCGGGCCGCGGCCGATCTCGCGCGGGGAACCGCGCTACAGTAG
- the lgt gene encoding prolipoprotein diacylglyceryl transferase, translating into MSIPSPDPSDTRFDVTAWLQGFGIDLPLTFVIHAYAVCILVGILIAAYLTNRRLVARGVESGTVIDFTLCALVLGIVGARAFHVLTHPGDYFYEGANLWRVLYVWEGGIAIFGALIGGSVGVWLGSKWTGVRFWTFADALAPGLLLAQAAGRMGNYFNQELFGTPTTLPWGLEVDPTNAAFPAGLPAGTLFHPTFLYEIVWNVAGALFIMLLGRAVRLQWGRGLAVYLMWYGLGRMVFESIRIDPSEIILGIRTNVWAAFLAVAVGLVLFLVQTRRHVGSEPGPYLPGRTPDEVAARRRAAGKDGGERGVDSVYTDSDFTDGDAARASTGSDSHALPATSGRGA; encoded by the coding sequence ATGAGCATCCCCAGCCCGGATCCGTCCGACACCCGGTTCGACGTCACGGCGTGGCTCCAGGGCTTCGGCATCGACCTCCCGCTCACCTTCGTCATCCACGCCTACGCGGTCTGCATCCTCGTCGGGATCCTCATCGCGGCGTACCTCACGAACCGCCGCCTGGTGGCGCGCGGCGTCGAGTCCGGCACGGTCATCGACTTCACGCTGTGCGCGCTGGTGCTCGGCATCGTCGGCGCCCGCGCCTTCCACGTGCTCACCCACCCCGGCGACTACTTCTACGAGGGCGCGAACCTCTGGCGCGTCCTCTACGTCTGGGAGGGCGGCATCGCCATCTTCGGCGCGCTCATCGGCGGCTCCGTCGGCGTCTGGCTCGGCTCCAAGTGGACCGGCGTCCGCTTCTGGACCTTCGCCGACGCGCTCGCCCCCGGCCTCCTGCTCGCGCAGGCCGCCGGCCGCATGGGCAACTACTTCAACCAGGAGCTCTTCGGCACCCCGACGACGCTGCCGTGGGGCCTCGAGGTCGACCCGACGAACGCCGCCTTCCCGGCCGGTCTCCCGGCGGGCACGCTCTTCCACCCGACCTTCCTCTACGAGATCGTCTGGAACGTCGCCGGCGCCCTGTTCATCATGCTGCTCGGCCGTGCGGTCCGCCTCCAGTGGGGGCGCGGCCTCGCCGTCTACCTCATGTGGTACGGCCTCGGCCGCATGGTCTTCGAGTCGATCCGCATCGACCCGAGCGAGATCATCCTCGGCATCCGCACGAACGTGTGGGCCGCCTTCCTCGCGGTCGCCGTCGGCCTCGTCCTCTTCCTCGTGCAGACCCGCCGCCACGTGGGCAGCGAGCCCGGCCCGTACCTCCCGGGGCGCACCCCCGACGAGGTCGCCGCGCGCAGGCGGGCCGCGGGGAAGGACGGCGGCGAGCGCGGGGTAGACTCTGTCTACACGGATTCGGACTTCACCGACGGCGACGCCGCTCGAGCGTCCACCGGGTCGGACTCCCACGCTCTCCCCGCCACAAGCGGACGCGGCGCCTAG
- the gltB gene encoding glutamate synthase large subunit, with protein sequence MAFSSTSPPGGSFPAKQGLYDPAFEKDACGLAMVATLRGTPGHDIIVNALDALRNLEHRGAIGSDAGTGDGAGIMTQIPDEFLRGVVGFDLPPTGEYAVGMAFLPVDDAERDELQAGIERIAGDERLRVLGWREVPVDQTHLGNLARKAMPAFRQLFLASDAPADAAERPAGLALDRLAFRLRKRAERELGAYFISLSSRTLVYKGMVTTLQLEPFYPDLSDERFASKLAIVHSRYSTNTFPSWPLAQPLRMMAHNGEINTVAGNRNWMRARQSQLESELLGDLAPLMPVVTPGASDSASFDEVLELLSLSGRSLPHAMMMMVPEAWEKQTDIDPARRDFYEYHSMVMEPWDGPAALTFTDGTLVGATLDRNGLRPGRYLVTHDGLVVLGSEIGVLEIDPARIARKGRLRPGKMFLVDTEAGRIIEDDEIKSELAASAPWGEWLRNRIHLADLPEREHVVHTPASVVRRQRTFGYTEEEVRMLLMPMAKVGAEPLGAMGSDTPIAVLSQRPRLLFDYFTQQFAQVTNPPLDSIREEVVTSLRLGLGPQRNLLDAGPEHTKQVVLDFPVIDNDELAKVIHIDHRPGSRTTTIVSGLYRVDDGPLAMQRRIDAMCDEVDRAIEHGAQFIVLSDRDSNRDLAPIPSLLMIAAVHHHLIRKQTRMKVGIVVEAGDVREVHHIALLIGYGASAVNPYLAMESCEDLVRSGMLTGVTAEKATRNLIKGLGKGVLKIMSKMGISTVSSYAGAQCFEAVGLSQDLVDQYFSGTTTRLGGVGIDVIAAENAARHRSAYPTDGAVLSHERLQTGGEYQWRRDGSPHLFNPDTIFRLQHATRTRRYDIFREYTSMVDAQSKDLMTLRGMFQLRTGTRPPVPLDEVEPISDIVKRFSTGAMSYGSISEEAHETLAIAMNRLGAKSNTGEGGENVERLLDPERRSSIKQVASGRFGVTSMYLTHADDIQIKLAQGAKPGEGGQLPPGKVYPWVARTRHATAGVGLISPPPHHDIYSIEDLKQLIFDLKRANPSARIHTKLVSQSGIGAVAAGVAKALSDVILVSGHDGGTGASPVNSLKHAGTPWELGLAETQQTLRLNGMRDRVVVQVDGQMKSGRDVIVGALLGAEEFGFATAPLVVSGCIMMRVCHLDTCPVGVATQNPELRKRFPGKADHVVNFFEFIAQEVREHLAALGYRSLDEIVGRNDLLGVEDAVDHWKASGLDLTPILVGPTFADDEPVKHARSQDHELEDHFDNQLIRLSRDVLDHGGRVEIDLPVRNTARAVGTMLGHLVTKGHGVDGLPTGSIDVTLRGSAGQSFGAFMPSGITLRLIGDSNDYLGKGLSGGDIVVRPDDAAGFPAEENVIAGNVIGYGATQGTMFIRGMVGERFLVRNSGATAVVEAVGDHALEYMTGGLALVLGGTGRNIGAGMSGGTAYVLDLDRDRINTDALASGELELHPLGSADVEIVLDLLRRHLAETGSTVAERLLAEPETSMERFTKILPRDYAAVLATRQTAVDEGLDPDGDIAWKRILEVTGG encoded by the coding sequence ATGGCGTTCTCCTCCACCTCCCCTCCCGGCGGCTCCTTCCCCGCGAAGCAGGGCCTCTACGACCCGGCGTTCGAGAAGGACGCGTGCGGCCTGGCCATGGTGGCCACCCTGCGCGGCACCCCGGGTCACGACATCATCGTGAACGCGCTCGACGCGCTGCGGAACCTCGAGCACCGCGGCGCGATCGGATCCGACGCGGGCACCGGCGACGGCGCCGGCATCATGACCCAGATCCCGGACGAGTTCCTCCGCGGCGTGGTCGGCTTCGACCTGCCGCCCACGGGGGAGTACGCGGTCGGCATGGCCTTCCTGCCCGTCGACGACGCCGAGCGCGACGAGCTGCAGGCCGGCATCGAGCGCATCGCCGGGGACGAGCGCCTGCGCGTGCTCGGCTGGCGCGAGGTCCCCGTCGACCAGACCCACCTCGGCAACCTGGCCCGCAAGGCCATGCCCGCGTTCCGTCAGCTGTTCCTCGCGTCCGACGCGCCGGCCGACGCCGCCGAGCGCCCCGCGGGACTCGCCCTCGACCGCCTGGCGTTCCGCCTGCGCAAGCGCGCGGAGCGGGAGCTCGGCGCCTACTTCATCTCCCTGTCCTCGCGCACTCTCGTCTACAAGGGCATGGTCACGACGCTCCAGCTGGAGCCGTTCTACCCCGACCTCTCCGACGAGCGCTTCGCCTCGAAGCTCGCCATCGTCCACTCGCGGTACTCCACGAACACGTTCCCGTCCTGGCCGCTCGCGCAGCCCCTGCGGATGATGGCGCACAACGGCGAGATCAACACCGTCGCCGGCAACCGCAACTGGATGCGCGCCCGCCAGTCCCAGCTCGAGTCCGAGCTGCTCGGCGACCTCGCGCCGCTGATGCCCGTCGTCACGCCCGGCGCGAGCGACTCGGCGTCCTTCGACGAGGTGCTCGAGCTCCTCAGCCTCAGCGGCCGCAGCCTGCCGCACGCGATGATGATGATGGTCCCCGAGGCGTGGGAGAAGCAGACCGACATCGACCCCGCCCGCCGTGACTTCTACGAGTACCACTCGATGGTCATGGAGCCGTGGGACGGCCCGGCCGCGCTCACCTTCACCGACGGCACGCTCGTCGGCGCGACCCTCGACCGCAACGGCCTGCGCCCCGGCCGGTACCTCGTCACGCACGACGGCCTGGTCGTGCTCGGCAGCGAGATCGGCGTGCTCGAGATCGACCCCGCGCGCATCGCCCGCAAGGGCCGCCTCCGTCCCGGCAAGATGTTCCTCGTCGACACCGAGGCGGGCCGCATCATCGAGGACGACGAGATCAAGTCCGAGCTCGCGGCGAGCGCGCCGTGGGGCGAGTGGCTCCGGAACCGGATCCACCTGGCCGACCTGCCCGAGCGCGAGCACGTCGTGCACACGCCCGCGTCCGTCGTCCGCCGCCAGCGCACCTTCGGCTACACGGAGGAGGAGGTGCGGATGCTCCTCATGCCCATGGCGAAGGTCGGCGCCGAGCCCCTCGGCGCCATGGGGTCGGACACGCCCATCGCCGTGCTCTCGCAGCGCCCCCGACTGCTCTTCGACTACTTCACGCAGCAGTTCGCGCAGGTCACGAACCCGCCGCTCGACTCCATCCGCGAGGAGGTCGTCACCAGCCTCCGCCTCGGCCTCGGCCCGCAGAGGAACCTCCTCGACGCCGGCCCCGAGCACACCAAGCAGGTCGTGCTCGACTTCCCCGTCATCGACAACGACGAGCTCGCCAAGGTCATCCACATCGACCACCGGCCGGGCAGCCGCACCACCACGATCGTGAGCGGCCTCTACCGCGTCGACGACGGCCCGCTCGCCATGCAGCGGCGCATCGACGCCATGTGCGACGAGGTCGACCGCGCCATCGAGCACGGGGCGCAGTTCATCGTGCTGTCGGACCGCGACTCCAACCGCGATCTCGCGCCGATCCCGTCGCTGCTCATGATCGCGGCCGTCCACCACCACCTCATCCGCAAGCAGACCCGCATGAAGGTCGGCATCGTGGTCGAGGCCGGCGACGTGCGCGAGGTGCACCACATCGCGCTGCTCATCGGCTACGGCGCGTCCGCGGTCAACCCGTACCTGGCGATGGAGTCCTGCGAGGACCTCGTCCGCAGCGGCATGCTCACGGGCGTCACGGCGGAGAAGGCCACGCGGAACCTCATCAAGGGGCTCGGCAAGGGCGTGCTGAAGATCATGTCGAAGATGGGCATCTCCACCGTGTCGTCGTACGCCGGCGCGCAGTGCTTCGAGGCGGTCGGCCTGTCGCAGGACCTGGTGGACCAGTACTTCTCCGGCACCACCACGCGCCTCGGCGGCGTGGGCATCGACGTCATCGCGGCCGAGAACGCCGCGCGCCACCGCAGCGCCTACCCGACGGACGGCGCCGTGCTGTCGCACGAGCGCCTGCAGACGGGCGGCGAGTACCAGTGGCGCCGCGACGGGTCCCCGCACCTGTTCAACCCGGACACGATCTTCCGGCTGCAGCACGCCACGCGCACGCGCCGGTACGACATCTTCCGCGAGTACACGTCGATGGTCGACGCGCAGTCGAAGGACCTCATGACGCTGCGCGGCATGTTCCAGCTGCGCACGGGCACGCGTCCGCCCGTGCCGCTCGACGAGGTCGAGCCCATCAGCGACATCGTGAAGCGCTTCTCCACGGGCGCGATGAGCTACGGCTCGATCTCCGAGGAGGCGCACGAGACGCTCGCCATCGCGATGAACCGGCTCGGCGCCAAGTCGAACACGGGCGAGGGCGGCGAGAACGTGGAGCGCCTGCTCGACCCCGAGCGCCGCAGCTCCATCAAGCAGGTCGCGTCCGGGCGCTTCGGCGTCACGAGCATGTACCTCACGCACGCGGACGACATCCAGATCAAGCTCGCCCAGGGCGCCAAGCCCGGCGAGGGCGGGCAGCTGCCGCCCGGCAAGGTCTACCCGTGGGTGGCGCGCACCCGCCACGCGACCGCGGGCGTCGGCCTCATCTCGCCGCCGCCGCATCATGACATCTACTCGATCGAGGACCTGAAGCAGCTGATCTTCGACCTCAAGCGCGCGAACCCGTCCGCCCGGATCCACACGAAGCTCGTCAGCCAGTCGGGCATCGGCGCGGTCGCGGCGGGCGTCGCCAAGGCGCTGAGCGACGTGATCCTCGTCTCGGGCCACGACGGCGGCACGGGCGCGAGCCCGGTCAACTCGCTCAAGCACGCGGGCACGCCGTGGGAGCTGGGCCTCGCCGAGACGCAGCAGACGCTCCGCCTCAACGGCATGCGCGACCGCGTGGTCGTCCAGGTCGACGGGCAGATGAAGTCCGGCCGCGACGTCATCGTCGGCGCGCTGCTCGGGGCCGAGGAGTTCGGCTTCGCGACGGCGCCGCTCGTCGTCTCCGGCTGCATCATGATGCGCGTCTGCCACCTCGACACCTGCCCCGTGGGCGTCGCCACGCAGAACCCGGAGCTGCGCAAGCGCTTCCCGGGCAAGGCCGACCACGTCGTCAACTTCTTCGAGTTCATCGCGCAGGAGGTGCGCGAGCACCTCGCGGCGCTCGGCTACCGCTCGCTCGACGAGATCGTGGGCCGCAACGACCTGCTCGGCGTCGAGGACGCGGTCGACCACTGGAAGGCGTCGGGGCTCGACCTCACGCCCATCCTCGTCGGCCCGACCTTCGCCGACGACGAGCCCGTGAAGCACGCCCGCTCGCAGGACCACGAGCTCGAGGACCACTTCGACAACCAGCTCATCCGCCTCAGCCGCGACGTGCTCGACCACGGCGGCCGCGTGGAGATCGACCTGCCGGTGCGCAACACGGCGCGCGCGGTCGGCACGATGCTCGGCCACCTGGTCACGAAGGGCCACGGGGTGGACGGGCTCCCGACGGGATCCATCGACGTCACCCTGCGCGGCTCGGCCGGCCAGTCGTTCGGCGCGTTCATGCCGTCCGGCATCACGCTGCGCCTCATCGGCGACAGCAACGACTACCTGGGCAAGGGCCTGTCGGGCGGCGACATCGTCGTGCGGCCGGATGACGCGGCCGGCTTCCCCGCGGAGGAGAACGTCATCGCGGGCAACGTCATCGGCTACGGCGCCACCCAGGGCACCATGTTCATCCGCGGGATGGTGGGGGAGCGGTTCCTCGTCCGCAACTCCGGCGCCACCGCGGTCGTCGAGGCCGTGGGCGACCACGCGCTGGAGTACATGACCGGCGGGCTCGCGCTCGTGCTCGGCGGCACCGGCCGGAACATCGGCGCGGGCATGTCGGGCGGCACGGCCTACGTGCTCGACCTCGACCGCGACCGCATCAACACCGACGCCCTCGCCTCGGGCGAGCTCGAGCTCCACCCGCTCGGGAGCGCCGACGTCGAGATCGTGCTCGACCTCCTCCGCCGGCACCTCGCCGAGACCGGATCCACCGTGGCCGAGCGCCTGCTCGCCGAGCCGGAGACCTCCATGGAACGCTTCACCAAGATCCTGCCGCGGGACTACGCGGCCGTCCTCGCCACCCGCCAGACCGCGGTGGACGAGGGCCTCGACCCCGACGGCGACATCGCCTGGAAGCGCATCCTGGAGGTGACCGGTGGCTGA